The following proteins are encoded in a genomic region of Burkholderia cepacia:
- a CDS encoding GlxA family transcriptional regulator, translated as MTSAVAVAPAACVSPVSSLAHFGFLTLPNFSMIAFSSAVEVLRMANYVGRADHYKWSIYSLDGAPAHASNGIAVRPTQALDYTNLPDVMIVCGGIRIRDVVDEGARDTLAALAERGLPLGGICTGAYALMSSGLLDGYRCTVHWENLSALHSEFPQVGFADELFVVDRDRLTCTGGTAPLDLMLNLVGMRFGQQLAAQVSEQFILERIRSSTDTQPIPVDARVGFSRAELIEVVRLMEANIEEPLSLEELARLVRLSQRHLQRMFKVYLNVSPTHYYLTLRLKRARDLLRTTDASIARVTTVCGFHSPCHFSKAYRAQFGHAPSYERRLPGR; from the coding sequence GTGACGTCCGCCGTCGCTGTCGCGCCCGCCGCCTGCGTTTCACCGGTTTCGTCCCTCGCCCATTTCGGCTTCCTGACGCTGCCGAATTTCTCGATGATTGCGTTCTCGAGCGCGGTCGAGGTACTTCGGATGGCGAACTATGTCGGGCGTGCCGATCACTACAAGTGGTCGATCTACTCGCTCGACGGCGCGCCCGCACATGCCAGCAACGGCATTGCGGTGCGGCCCACGCAGGCGCTCGACTACACGAACCTGCCGGACGTGATGATCGTGTGCGGCGGCATCCGCATCCGCGACGTGGTCGACGAGGGCGCGCGCGATACGCTCGCGGCGCTCGCCGAACGCGGGCTGCCGCTCGGCGGCATCTGCACGGGCGCGTACGCGCTGATGTCGAGCGGGCTGCTCGACGGCTATCGCTGCACCGTGCACTGGGAAAACCTGTCCGCGCTGCATTCCGAGTTTCCGCAGGTCGGCTTCGCCGACGAGCTGTTCGTCGTCGACCGCGACCGGCTGACCTGCACGGGCGGCACCGCGCCGCTCGACCTGATGCTGAACCTCGTTGGCATGCGCTTCGGCCAGCAGCTGGCCGCGCAGGTGTCCGAACAGTTCATCCTGGAGCGCATTCGCAGCTCGACCGATACGCAGCCGATTCCGGTCGATGCGCGCGTCGGCTTCTCGCGCGCCGAGCTGATCGAGGTCGTGCGGCTGATGGAGGCGAACATCGAGGAGCCGCTGTCGCTCGAGGAACTCGCACGGCTCGTGCGGTTGTCGCAGCGGCATCTGCAGCGGATGTTCAAGGTGTATCTGAACGTGTCGCCGACCCACTATTACCTGACGCTGCGCCTGAAACGCGCGCGCGACCTGCTGCGCACGACCGACGCGTCGATCGCGCGTGTGACGACGGTCTGCGGCTTTCATTCGCCGTGTCATTTCAGCAAGGCTTACCGCGCGCAGTTCGGCCATGCGCCGAGCTACGAGCGCCGGTTGCCGGGGCGC